Proteins co-encoded in one Bacillus sp. FSL H8-0547 genomic window:
- a CDS encoding copper amine oxidase, whose translation MKIKKLLAPALGLSLLVPTFGTAVQAEEMKPTVNTPAAQLRADLDYLLSEHFVLAVTAMTKSYDGAKDAEAANKALDQNAADMTPAIASVYGEEGAAEFERIFREHNNYTADLVNAAKGNDENARAEAEKEVAAFVEEFSTFLGTATEGKLPKEAAEEAVKVHEAQVLEVFDNYVEGDYKEANETFREGYKHMYVISDALAGAITTQMPEKFENTKSDTPAADLRSTLNSLAAEHFSLAATGMQKGFDQTEDYDFVSWSEDANTADFKAAIGSVYGEEGAAQFEKVWQGNHINAQAEIVAATLEGDDAKITESKAKLDQFAMDFGTFLGAATGENLPAKDAQAAIKQHEALVTQTFDQYVAGDYDAAYQSFREGYKFMFGVGQNLGNAIVTQMPDKFEASAMPEDMPKTGLGGTSEALPASAAVFAGLGSLLAAAALVLFRRKTAQQK comes from the coding sequence ATGAAAATCAAAAAATTGTTAGCACCTGCACTTGGATTATCCTTACTTGTACCAACTTTCGGAACGGCCGTCCAGGCAGAGGAAATGAAGCCGACAGTCAACACACCTGCAGCGCAGCTCAGAGCAGACCTTGACTACCTATTGTCAGAGCATTTTGTTTTAGCGGTAACAGCCATGACAAAGTCCTATGATGGAGCAAAAGATGCAGAGGCAGCAAACAAAGCTTTAGATCAAAATGCAGCTGACATGACTCCTGCCATTGCTTCAGTATACGGGGAAGAAGGCGCAGCTGAATTCGAGCGAATCTTCCGGGAACATAATAATTACACGGCCGATCTTGTAAATGCGGCAAAAGGAAATGACGAAAATGCCCGTGCAGAAGCAGAAAAAGAAGTCGCGGCATTTGTTGAAGAATTTTCAACCTTCCTTGGAACTGCAACAGAAGGAAAGCTTCCTAAAGAAGCAGCTGAAGAGGCAGTGAAAGTTCACGAAGCCCAGGTGCTTGAAGTTTTTGATAACTACGTAGAAGGCGACTACAAGGAAGCAAATGAAACATTCCGAGAAGGATATAAACATATGTATGTGATCAGTGACGCATTAGCGGGAGCCATCACAACTCAAATGCCTGAAAAATTCGAAAATACAAAATCCGATACACCTGCAGCTGACCTTCGCTCAACCTTGAACAGCCTTGCTGCTGAGCATTTCTCTTTAGCGGCTACCGGCATGCAAAAAGGATTTGACCAAACAGAAGATTATGACTTTGTCAGCTGGTCAGAAGATGCCAACACAGCAGACTTTAAAGCGGCAATCGGCTCTGTATATGGAGAAGAGGGTGCGGCACAGTTTGAAAAAGTATGGCAGGGCAACCACATCAATGCACAAGCTGAAATTGTAGCAGCTACGCTTGAAGGCGATGATGCGAAAATCACAGAATCTAAAGCAAAGCTTGATCAATTTGCAATGGACTTCGGCACATTCCTTGGTGCTGCAACGGGTGAAAACCTTCCTGCCAAAGACGCACAGGCAGCAATTAAGCAGCACGAAGCACTTGTAACACAAACGTTTGACCAATATGTTGCCGGCGACTACGATGCAGCTTACCAGTCATTCCGCGAAGGCTACAAGTTCATGTTCGGTGTAGGCCAGAACCTTGGAAATGCCATTGTGACGCAAATGCCTGATAAATTTGAAGCTTCAGCAATGCCTGAAGACATGCCAAAAACAGGACTCGGCGGAACAAGTGAAGCACTTCCGGCATCAGCAGCCGTATTTGCAGGCCTAGGCTCGCTCTTAGCTGCAGCAGCTCTTGTTCTTTTCAGAAGAAAAACGGCTCAACAGAAGTAA
- a CDS encoding YebC/PmpR family DNA-binding transcriptional regulator: MGRKWNNIKEKKASKDANTSRIYAKFGREIYVAAKQGEPNPESNQALRMVLERAKTYSVPKNIVDRAIEKAKGGSEESYDELRYEGFGPNGSMVIVDALTNNVNRTASDVRAAFGKNGGNMGVNGSVAYMFDATAVIGVEGKNEEDVLELLMEADLDVRDILEEEDSVIVYAEPDQFHAVQEAFKQAGITEFTVAELTMLAQNDVELPEDAQAQFEKMIDALEDLEDVQQVYHNVDLG, encoded by the coding sequence ATGGGCCGTAAATGGAACAATATTAAAGAGAAAAAGGCGTCTAAAGATGCAAATACAAGCCGGATTTACGCAAAATTCGGCCGGGAGATTTATGTAGCAGCCAAGCAGGGCGAGCCGAATCCTGAATCAAACCAGGCACTCCGCATGGTGCTTGAACGTGCAAAAACATACAGCGTCCCTAAAAACATCGTTGACCGCGCAATCGAAAAAGCAAAAGGAGGCTCTGAAGAAAGCTATGATGAGCTTCGTTATGAAGGCTTCGGGCCGAATGGTTCAATGGTCATCGTGGATGCATTGACAAACAACGTCAACCGCACAGCATCCGATGTCCGGGCTGCGTTTGGAAAAAATGGCGGCAACATGGGAGTTAACGGTTCGGTTGCGTACATGTTTGATGCAACTGCCGTTATAGGCGTTGAAGGAAAGAATGAAGAGGATGTGCTGGAGCTTTTAATGGAAGCAGATCTTGATGTGCGGGATATCCTTGAAGAGGAAGATTCTGTGATTGTCTATGCTGAACCAGACCAATTTCATGCTGTTCAGGAAGCATTCAAACAGGCGGGCATTACTGAATTTACCGTGGCAGAGCTTACGATGCTTGCGCAAAATGATGTTGAGCTCCCTGAAGATGCACAGGCACAATTTGAAAAAATGATTGATGCGCTGGAAGATTTAGAGGATGTTCAGCAGGTATACCACAACGTGGACCTGGGATAA
- a CDS encoding general stress protein — MKPKFKVFHDDEQLKESIDRLRHDGIRDEDIYILSHDNDHVRRDRKETDANKIGVGVTGVGTAIKNVFRSKDDKLVVKMEEIGFDTEMAEKLEEELDKGKTLLVVRNQDEVTF, encoded by the coding sequence ATGAAACCGAAATTCAAAGTTTTTCACGATGATGAACAGCTGAAGGAATCGATTGACAGATTGCGCCATGACGGCATCAGGGACGAGGATATCTACATACTCTCACACGACAATGATCACGTCAGACGCGACCGCAAAGAAACAGACGCTAATAAAATCGGCGTAGGTGTAACCGGAGTCGGAACAGCGATAAAAAATGTGTTCAGAAGCAAAGATGACAAACTCGTCGTGAAAATGGAAGAAATCGGGTTTGATACTGAAATGGCCGAAAAGCTCGAAGAAGAACTTGATAAAGGCAAAACGCTTCTTGTGGTAAGAAATCAGGATGAAGTGACATTCTGA
- a CDS encoding MMPL family transporter gives MNTIIKQKWFVLILWIAVIAGLLFTAPNMADLVREKGQIDVPEGYSSSYASEILDEVQKEEGGEDSSSVALVFYSEKKLTKSEISEAEKAIRTLEKEEDKLGITEILTHFNEKSLKEQLVSKDGKAILASVNVAWNDREPEEVRDALYEAISDVDVEYDYTGNWMINEDLIKSSEEGLKKTEGITVIFILAVLLLVFRSIVAPIIPLLAVGFTYLASQSIVSFLVDSSDFPISNYTQIFLVAVLFGIGTDYCILILSRFKEELAVSETVTDAIVATYKNAGRTVFFSGVAVMIGFAAIGFSQFKLYQSASAVAVGVAVLLIALFTIVPFFMAVLGGKIFWPSKSKAEHGESRLWSILGRFSLARPLLSLLIVAAICVPFLAVYDGELSFDSLEEISGDVSSIKAFNAIADSFGPGESMPTQIVMQNDEEMDSAEYAALAEKISQEVEKVDLVDNVRSVTRPAGEPIEDFFVAKQAENLSDGLGDGKEGIDEISKGLNEAGSELSKSQPQLNDATEGINGLISGTSELQSGINEVQSNLVKIEDGIRQGSTGSAKIKEGLLNTKAKLEELSAGYEELEANYKLLGTGLGELTAGYKELEAGLSSLNQAFNKLNSNDFAALGQEYTKQEGNSNKSLESDTRYQTLVGTVATAKESLNLLSPGLSELNGKLSAVSAGMTQANTGFTQANNGLAQFPGGIDALIKGIDQQLAGLNQLADGQGQIVGNMPKFSNGLGEVNSGQKQLLDGFGDLGGQLGQLTDGLNQSADGLNQVSDGIGSAQDYLTGLSKSSDQNGFYLPEEVLDSKEFAQALDAYMSEDRKTMTLDVVFEASPYSNEAIEQVPEIKEAVNRAVKDTKLENADVAVGGITSTNADLSTVSAQDYSRTVILMLVGISIILIFMFRSLIMPIYIIGSLVLAYFTSMAINEVIFVDILQYTGISWAVPFFGFVILVALGVDYSIFLMDRFNEYRDLSVGEAMLMSMKKMGTVIISAAVILGGTFAAMMPSGMLSLLQIASIILIGLFLYALVILPLFIPVMVKTFGSANWWPFKRVSNE, from the coding sequence GTGAATACGATAATTAAACAAAAATGGTTTGTCCTGATTCTTTGGATTGCCGTTATTGCCGGACTGCTGTTTACAGCTCCGAACATGGCGGACCTGGTCCGGGAGAAGGGGCAGATCGATGTTCCTGAGGGCTATTCCTCTTCCTACGCATCTGAAATTCTTGATGAGGTGCAAAAAGAAGAAGGCGGGGAAGATTCAAGTTCGGTGGCACTTGTCTTTTACAGCGAGAAAAAGCTGACGAAATCAGAGATTTCCGAAGCGGAAAAGGCAATCCGCACGCTTGAAAAAGAAGAAGATAAACTCGGTATAACCGAAATTCTCACCCATTTTAACGAAAAAAGCCTCAAAGAACAGCTTGTCTCAAAAGACGGCAAAGCGATTCTTGCATCTGTCAATGTCGCATGGAACGACCGCGAACCGGAAGAAGTGAGAGATGCTCTCTATGAAGCAATCAGCGATGTGGACGTTGAATATGACTATACAGGCAACTGGATGATCAATGAAGACTTGATAAAGAGCTCTGAAGAAGGATTGAAAAAGACAGAGGGCATTACGGTTATTTTTATACTCGCAGTGCTACTTCTTGTCTTTAGATCCATCGTGGCGCCTATTATCCCGCTTCTTGCGGTGGGCTTCACGTATCTTGCTTCACAGTCTATCGTTTCGTTTTTAGTAGATTCATCGGATTTTCCTATCTCGAACTACACTCAGATTTTCCTTGTAGCCGTTCTATTTGGAATTGGAACCGACTACTGTATTTTGATTCTGAGCAGATTTAAAGAAGAATTGGCCGTAAGTGAAACAGTGACTGATGCCATCGTGGCAACGTATAAAAACGCGGGCCGGACAGTCTTTTTCAGCGGCGTTGCCGTCATGATCGGCTTTGCTGCCATCGGATTTTCACAGTTTAAACTCTACCAGTCAGCTTCGGCGGTTGCAGTCGGTGTGGCTGTGCTGCTTATCGCGTTATTTACGATTGTGCCGTTTTTCATGGCCGTGCTCGGCGGGAAGATTTTCTGGCCGTCCAAAAGCAAAGCAGAACACGGGGAAAGCCGACTTTGGAGCATCCTCGGCAGATTCTCGCTTGCCCGCCCGCTGCTCTCCCTGCTGATTGTTGCAGCCATTTGCGTGCCGTTTCTGGCCGTTTATGACGGCGAACTGTCATTTGATTCTCTTGAAGAAATCAGCGGAGATGTTTCCTCGATCAAGGCATTTAATGCCATTGCCGACAGCTTTGGACCGGGTGAATCCATGCCCACACAGATTGTAATGCAAAATGATGAAGAAATGGACTCTGCAGAATATGCAGCATTGGCCGAAAAAATCAGCCAGGAGGTCGAAAAAGTCGACCTTGTTGATAATGTCCGGTCCGTTACCCGTCCGGCGGGAGAGCCAATTGAAGACTTCTTCGTTGCCAAACAGGCGGAAAACCTGAGCGATGGACTCGGCGACGGCAAAGAAGGAATCGATGAAATCAGCAAAGGATTGAACGAGGCCGGCAGCGAGCTGTCAAAATCACAGCCCCAGCTGAATGACGCAACAGAAGGAATTAACGGACTGATCTCGGGAACGTCTGAACTCCAGTCAGGCATTAATGAGGTTCAGTCAAATCTTGTCAAGATTGAAGACGGCATTCGTCAGGGCAGCACCGGCTCGGCGAAAATTAAAGAGGGGCTTTTGAATACAAAGGCAAAGCTTGAGGAGCTTTCAGCCGGGTATGAAGAGCTTGAGGCTAATTATAAGTTATTAGGAACTGGACTCGGCGAACTTACTGCAGGTTATAAAGAATTGGAAGCTGGTCTTTCATCATTGAATCAAGCATTCAACAAGCTTAATAGTAATGATTTTGCTGCATTGGGTCAGGAGTATACAAAGCAAGAAGGTAATTCCAATAAAAGTTTAGAAAGCGACACTAGATACCAAACGCTTGTAGGAACAGTTGCGACAGCAAAAGAATCTCTCAACTTACTGTCTCCCGGTCTTAGTGAGCTGAACGGAAAGCTATCCGCGGTCTCAGCCGGCATGACCCAGGCAAACACAGGCTTCACCCAGGCAAACAACGGTCTTGCACAATTCCCTGGCGGCATCGACGCTCTTATTAAAGGCATTGATCAGCAGCTTGCGGGACTTAATCAGCTCGCTGACGGCCAAGGGCAGATTGTCGGAAACATGCCGAAATTTTCAAACGGGCTTGGAGAAGTCAATTCCGGCCAAAAGCAGCTGCTTGACGGGTTTGGAGATCTTGGCGGCCAGCTTGGTCAGCTGACGGACGGCTTAAATCAGAGTGCTGACGGGCTTAACCAAGTATCAGACGGGATCGGCTCTGCTCAGGATTACTTGACCGGTCTTTCCAAGTCCTCGGATCAAAATGGATTCTACCTGCCTGAGGAAGTTCTTGACAGCAAGGAATTTGCGCAGGCGCTTGATGCCTACATGTCTGAAGACCGGAAAACGATGACGCTTGATGTTGTGTTTGAAGCAAGTCCGTATTCCAATGAAGCGATTGAACAAGTGCCGGAAATTAAAGAAGCTGTAAACCGTGCTGTAAAGGATACAAAGCTTGAAAATGCAGATGTGGCCGTAGGCGGCATTACAAGCACAAACGCAGATTTGAGTACTGTTTCTGCACAGGATTACTCGCGTACAGTTATTTTAATGCTTGTGGGAATCTCTATTATTCTCATCTTTATGTTCCGCTCTCTGATTATGCCAATCTACATTATTGGTTCACTCGTGTTGGCCTACTTTACATCCATGGCGATCAATGAAGTGATTTTTGTAGACATTCTTCAGTACACAGGCATAAGCTGGGCCGTACCGTTTTTTGGATTTGTCATTCTTGTTGCGCTTGGCGTCGACTACAGTATTTTCCTGATGGACCGCTTCAATGAATACCGTGATCTGTCAGTAGGCGAAGCAATGCTGATGTCTATGAAAAAGATGGGGACAGTTATTATTTCAGCAGCCGTTATACTCGGAGGCACGTTCGCTGCAATGATGCCTTCCGGAATGCTTTCTCTGCTGCAGATTGCCTCCATCATTTTAATCGGATTGTTCTTATACGCACTTGTGATCCTGCCGCTGTTTATACCGGTTATGGTAAAAACATTCGGGTCAGCAAACTGGTGGCCGTTTAAGAGAGTATCGAACGAATAG
- a CDS encoding MarR family transcriptional regulator, whose product MSCSKITELVDRYIAVSYSVTNIAETLVKEQIGSDLTNDQHYMLRYMSGAKTCTSTELAAAFNVKKSAITAIITRLHEKGLIERDRDENDRRVVYLTLSDKGHELFEKAENRIHTLVESFINKFDPEEITQFIETYEKLNRLLLENKEKHTGESE is encoded by the coding sequence ATGTCATGTAGTAAAATTACCGAGCTCGTCGACCGGTACATAGCGGTTTCCTATTCTGTGACGAATATCGCGGAAACGCTTGTAAAAGAACAGATCGGCAGTGATCTGACGAATGATCAGCACTATATGCTGAGATACATGAGCGGGGCAAAGACCTGCACATCGACTGAACTGGCAGCTGCTTTTAATGTAAAAAAAAGTGCCATTACGGCCATCATTACACGTCTTCATGAAAAGGGGCTGATTGAACGCGACCGCGACGAAAATGACCGCCGAGTTGTTTACTTAACGCTGTCTGATAAGGGACATGAACTGTTTGAAAAAGCGGAAAACCGCATACATACGCTCGTAGAATCATTTATCAATAAATTTGATCCCGAAGAGATCACGCAGTTTATTGAAACCTATGAAAAGCTGAACAGACTTCTGCTTGAAAACAAAGAAAAGCATACGGGGGAATCTGAGTGA
- a CDS encoding GNAT family N-acetyltransferase, with protein sequence MFILYRRLLAEDVKPGLLDHFVRYQKTDRVWYAENGQFREKEDSFTDDWDREKKNEVIQSLKQCMRAGGTVIGAFLGEHLIGFAAVEGKKFGRSLHYLELSYIHVSKETRGRGTGLELFKLACTYAKQMGAEKLYIGAHPSVETQHFYRKAGCVPAREINREIYSREPLDLQLEVSLDPF encoded by the coding sequence ATGTTCATTCTATACAGAAGACTTCTTGCAGAAGATGTAAAACCGGGCCTGCTCGACCATTTTGTCAGGTATCAGAAAACTGATCGGGTATGGTATGCGGAAAATGGCCAGTTCAGGGAAAAGGAAGATTCTTTTACCGATGATTGGGACCGTGAAAAGAAGAATGAAGTCATTCAATCCCTCAAGCAATGCATGCGGGCTGGAGGAACTGTCATTGGCGCCTTCCTGGGAGAGCACCTGATAGGTTTTGCCGCGGTTGAAGGAAAGAAGTTCGGGAGAAGCCTGCACTATCTTGAACTGTCATATATTCATGTCTCAAAAGAGACGCGGGGCAGAGGGACAGGTCTTGAGCTTTTTAAACTTGCCTGCACATATGCCAAACAAATGGGTGCTGAAAAACTGTACATTGGCGCACATCCATCCGTGGAAACACAGCATTTTTACCGGAAAGCAGGCTGCGTGCCTGCTAGAGAAATTAATCGGGAGATATACAGCCGCGAGCCGCTGGATCTTCAGCTTGAAGTGTCACTTGATCCTTTTTAA
- a CDS encoding acyl-CoA thioesterase, producing the protein MAKLPPKPCSESRVFQTNRVLPPDTNNHQTLFGGKLMAYIDVVASISASKHCRTECVTASMDSVDFLHPIRPADAVHLESFVTFTGRSSMEVFVKVTAEDLKSGKSKVAATSFITFVSLDENGRPKEVPAVFPESDEEKYLFATGDERSQIRKSRRKASIAFSEQIKQY; encoded by the coding sequence ATGGCTAAACTGCCTCCAAAACCATGTTCAGAGTCACGGGTTTTTCAGACAAACCGCGTGCTGCCTCCGGATACAAACAATCATCAGACCCTGTTTGGAGGAAAGCTGATGGCCTATATCGATGTTGTAGCATCCATTTCAGCATCCAAGCACTGCAGAACAGAATGCGTCACGGCCTCAATGGATTCGGTTGATTTCCTGCACCCGATCCGTCCGGCAGATGCGGTGCATCTTGAATCATTTGTGACGTTCACTGGAAGGTCGTCGATGGAAGTGTTTGTAAAAGTGACAGCAGAGGATTTAAAAAGCGGGAAATCAAAGGTCGCAGCAACAAGCTTTATTACGTTCGTCTCACTTGACGAAAATGGCCGGCCGAAAGAAGTTCCAGCTGTCTTTCCGGAATCCGATGAGGAAAAATACTTATTCGCAACAGGTGATGAGCGCTCGCAGATCAGAAAATCAAGAAGAAAAGCAAGCATTGCCTTCTCTGAACAAATTAAACAATATTGA
- a CDS encoding VOC family protein: protein MGKVVGFELSSKHPEKAAAFYESVFGWDVGEPVWDYRQVKTEQGATGINGGISKGPEDFPHGTRIQIEVDSIDQTLAAAKRNGAVIVREKMEFDDFYLAYATDPAGIGFGLVERKNSLHKGD, encoded by the coding sequence ATGGGAAAAGTGGTCGGTTTTGAATTAAGCAGCAAACATCCGGAAAAAGCGGCAGCATTTTACGAGTCGGTGTTCGGATGGGATGTTGGCGAGCCGGTCTGGGATTACAGACAGGTAAAGACAGAACAGGGTGCAACGGGAATAAACGGCGGAATCAGCAAAGGACCGGAGGATTTTCCTCATGGAACAAGAATTCAGATAGAAGTAGATTCAATTGATCAGACACTTGCCGCTGCTAAAAGGAATGGAGCTGTAATCGTCAGAGAAAAGATGGAATTTGATGACTTTTATCTTGCGTATGCAACAGACCCTGCAGGCATCGGGTTCGGTTTAGTAGAAAGAAAGAATTCTTTACATAAAGGAGATTAA
- a CDS encoding SurA N-terminal domain-containing protein — translation MKKIMFSLITGLMAVVLAACGGNEESKEAKTENKAKTAETDQQKEQQKQMEEMQKKLEKQQVDEKKTVALVNDEEILGKDYNSVLQATQGQMQQMGQDPTSKEAAEQVKKQTLDSLVGQTLLMQEADKKGYKASDEDVKKQLDETKKQFKTEKEFEAALKKSGMDMKTLESQIADDIKFRQYIEKEVPAGEISDEEIQKTYDQYAEQGKAAKQEVPKLEEVKPQIEQSLKQQKQQELLAQKVEELKKNAKIDLKI, via the coding sequence ATGAAAAAAATAATGTTTTCACTCATAACAGGTCTGATGGCCGTTGTTTTAGCCGCATGCGGAGGCAACGAAGAAAGCAAAGAGGCTAAAACAGAAAATAAAGCAAAAACAGCCGAAACCGATCAGCAGAAGGAACAGCAAAAGCAAATGGAAGAAATGCAGAAAAAATTAGAAAAGCAGCAAGTGGATGAGAAGAAGACGGTCGCTCTCGTTAATGACGAAGAGATTCTTGGAAAAGACTACAACAGCGTCCTTCAGGCAACACAGGGACAAATGCAGCAAATGGGACAGGATCCAACGTCCAAGGAAGCTGCCGAACAAGTAAAAAAGCAGACGCTTGACAGCTTAGTCGGACAAACCCTTCTTATGCAGGAAGCCGACAAAAAAGGCTACAAAGCATCTGATGAAGACGTAAAAAAACAGCTTGATGAAACGAAAAAACAATTCAAAACAGAAAAAGAATTTGAAGCAGCACTCAAAAAATCAGGCATGGACATGAAAACTCTTGAGTCTCAGATTGCTGATGACATCAAATTCAGACAGTATATCGAAAAAGAAGTGCCTGCAGGCGAAATCTCTGATGAAGAGATTCAAAAAACGTATGACCAGTACGCAGAGCAAGGAAAAGCAGCTAAACAGGAAGTACCTAAGCTTGAAGAAGTAAAACCTCAAATCGAGCAATCTCTCAAACAGCAAAAACAACAGGAACTTCTGGCTCAAAAAGTAGAAGAACTGAAGAAAAACGCAAAAATTGATCTTAAGATTTAA
- a CDS encoding isochorismatase family cysteine hydrolase — protein MDTAILVLDIQKGFIGQKARMPAAGHHIEPMLKNVNDIVKKADHTKLPVVYIGNEYEPKQFISNFLTKKSALKGSEGAELDERLLRVNDRYFSKSKSSALSNPELVSYLTANSIKHLVIVGLFAEACVAATALDSIRRQFTATVVKDAIASMSDTRKEKSLKYMHSKGVAIVESSHLFKNTFIEHLG, from the coding sequence ATGGATACAGCTATACTTGTACTTGATATTCAAAAGGGCTTTATCGGCCAAAAAGCTCGAATGCCCGCAGCAGGACATCACATTGAACCGATGCTGAAAAATGTAAATGACATTGTAAAGAAAGCTGATCATACAAAACTGCCCGTTGTGTATATTGGCAATGAATATGAACCAAAACAATTCATTTCCAATTTTTTAACAAAGAAATCAGCATTAAAAGGAAGCGAGGGGGCTGAACTGGATGAGAGGCTTCTGAGGGTGAATGATCGTTATTTTTCGAAAAGCAAATCAAGTGCGTTAAGCAATCCGGAGCTAGTTTCATATTTAACGGCTAACAGTATTAAACACTTAGTTATTGTTGGTTTGTTTGCAGAAGCCTGTGTAGCTGCAACTGCACTCGATTCCATCCGCAGGCAATTCACTGCAACAGTTGTAAAAGATGCAATAGCAAGCATGAGTGATACAAGAAAAGAGAAGTCTTTAAAGTACATGCATTCAAAAGGGGTTGCGATTGTTGAATCCTCCCATTTATTCAAGAATACCTTCATTGAACACTTGGGATAG
- a CDS encoding ABC transporter permease subunit, producing the protein MNSTIMKAIIKKDLRDIIRSKNLFAVLIIIPVLFSSVIPAAILSAALFLDLEELAGSDAERMIASFMTQLNRESIAFETVEQQFVFLFLNYMLPSLFLLVPIITASVVAANSFVGEKERRTLESLLFSPVSVKTLFVSKIIGSFLPSLLVSFASFVLSGIIINSLGYQMYGQMIFPSANWLVLIFWLSPMVSLLTVLLNVLISSRVKTYQEAQNIGGVIVLPVVAMMAGQASGLFLVGSGVTFLIGLGLLLVNLLLISRMAKFSDRYMLFEKQIH; encoded by the coding sequence ATGAACAGCACAATCATGAAGGCCATCATTAAAAAAGACCTTAGAGACATTATCCGCAGCAAGAACCTGTTTGCCGTACTGATCATTATCCCTGTTCTTTTTTCAAGCGTCATCCCTGCAGCCATTCTCTCTGCCGCTCTCTTTTTAGATCTTGAGGAACTTGCCGGCAGTGACGCGGAGAGGATGATCGCGAGCTTCATGACCCAGCTGAACCGGGAAAGCATTGCTTTTGAAACAGTTGAACAGCAATTTGTCTTTTTATTTTTAAATTACATGCTGCCGTCTCTTTTTCTCCTCGTGCCGATTATTACAGCAAGCGTAGTCGCAGCGAACAGTTTTGTTGGAGAGAAAGAGCGAAGAACACTTGAAAGTCTCCTGTTTTCGCCAGTGTCTGTCAAAACGCTGTTTGTGAGCAAGATCATTGGATCATTCTTGCCTTCGCTGCTTGTATCGTTTGCAAGTTTTGTTCTAAGCGGGATCATTATCAACAGTCTCGGCTATCAGATGTACGGACAAATGATTTTCCCGTCCGCTAACTGGCTTGTTCTTATTTTCTGGCTGTCTCCGATGGTTTCCCTGCTGACAGTCCTGCTGAACGTGCTGATCTCTTCACGGGTGAAGACGTATCAGGAAGCACAGAACATCGGAGGGGTCATTGTCCTGCCGGTGGTCGCCATGATGGCGGGTCAGGCAAGCGGGCTCTTTTTAGTAGGGTCTGGAGTCACGTTTTTAATCGGGCTAGGCCTGCTCCTTGTGAATTTGCTGCTGATAAGCAGAATGGCAAAGTTCAGCGACCGGTATATGCTGTTTGAAAAGCAGATTCATTAG
- a CDS encoding ABC transporter ATP-binding protein — MIKVTDVSKSFGSHTVLNGVNFKAEEGRIIGLLGPNGAGKTTFIRILNGVIKPDSGEISIFGHDPASSGDEIRKLSGVVTESAGLYHQLSGQENLAFFADLYGVKEKSRTGELLELFDLAEHKDKPAGTYSTGMKKRLALAKALLHKPKLLYLDEPTNGLDPDGIKMVLSYLKKYNKETGTTIIICSHVLHQLEPVCDSFAFLENRTIVEQGTVLELSDKYLNEVKVKVITEPAMIQRGAASFPFDQLKPGEAVFTLPSKEHISGLLRELLKKHSIYSAEMVNSGLEAIYFKVREMHNEQHNHEGHH, encoded by the coding sequence ATGATTAAGGTCACGGATGTATCAAAATCATTTGGGAGTCACACAGTGCTGAATGGTGTGAATTTTAAAGCGGAAGAAGGAAGGATTATCGGGCTGCTCGGTCCGAACGGTGCGGGAAAGACGACGTTTATCCGGATCCTGAATGGCGTCATCAAGCCCGACAGCGGTGAAATCTCCATTTTTGGCCATGATCCTGCCTCAAGCGGAGATGAAATCAGGAAGCTGTCCGGTGTTGTGACGGAAAGTGCCGGCCTCTATCACCAGTTAAGCGGCCAGGAGAATCTTGCGTTTTTTGCTGATTTATACGGTGTAAAAGAAAAATCAAGAACTGGAGAACTGCTTGAGCTTTTTGACCTTGCCGAACATAAAGACAAACCTGCAGGCACCTACAGCACAGGCATGAAAAAACGTCTTGCGCTGGCGAAAGCACTCCTGCATAAACCAAAGCTACTTTATTTAGATGAACCAACAAACGGGTTAGATCCGGACGGCATTAAAATGGTCCTGTCCTATTTGAAAAAATACAACAAAGAAACAGGCACAACCATCATCATCTGTTCCCATGTTCTTCATCAGCTTGAACCTGTCTGCGACTCTTTTGCGTTTCTTGAAAACCGCACGATTGTTGAACAGGGCACGGTATTAGAGCTGTCCGATAAATACTTGAATGAGGTCAAAGTGAAAGTTATAACGGAGCCTGCTATGATTCAAAGGGGTGCAGCAAGTTTTCCTTTTGACCAGCTGAAACCGGGAGAGGCGGTGTTCACTCTGCCTTCCAAAGAACACATTTCAGGGCTGCTGAGGGAACTTTTGAAAAAGCATTCCATTTATTCAGCTGAGATGGTAAACAGCGGACTTGAGGCCATCTATTTTAAAGTAAGGGAGATGCACAATGAACAGCACAATCATGAAGGCCATCATTAA